One segment of Massilia sp. Se16.2.3 DNA contains the following:
- the xdhB gene encoding xanthine dehydrogenase molybdopterin binding subunit, translating to MNDAGAPALKAAAWSAVGRSRPHESAVLHVLGQATYTDDILETAGTLHAALGLSSKAHANILAINLDKVRAARGVVAVLTVKDIPGTNDCGPIIHDDPILADGKVEYVGQPVFIVVADTHDNARRAARLAQIDFEELPAILTPQEAHAAKSYVVPPMRLARGDAEAAFAQAPRKVSGKLFVGGQEQFYLEGQIAYAIPGEDKGMLVQCSTQHPSEMQHVVAHALGLHSHHVVVECRRMGGGFGGKESQSALWAAAAAISAHKLKRPVKLRADRDDDMLVTGKRHCFYYEYEVGYDDSGRILAAKVDMVSRAGYSADLSGPVATRAVCHYDNAYYLSDVEIRAACGKTNTQSNTAFRGFGGPQGAIAMEYVIDDIARDLQVDALDIRKRNFYGKTDRNITPYGQAVVDNVIHELVAELETSSEYRARREAINAYNAASPVLKKGLALTPVKFGIAFNVTHLNQAGALVHVYVDGSIMVNHGGTEMGQGINTKVMQVVAHELGVDMDHVRATATNTSKVANTSATAASTGADLNGKAAQDAARQIKERLAAFAATTYGGEPGEVRFAADTVFVNGMEVPFPQLVQKAYLARVQLWSDGFYATPNLSWDAKTMNGRPFSYFAYGAAVAEVVVDTLTGEWKLLRADALYDAGNSLNPAIDIGQVEGAFIQGMGWLTTEELWWNPGGKLMTHAPSTYKIPGVSDCPQDFRVRLFENRNVEDSIHRSKAVGEPPLLLPFSVFFAIRDAVSSVGGHRISPPLNAPATSEEILDAIAAVEAAVSDRA from the coding sequence ATGAACGACGCAGGCGCACCAGCATTGAAAGCGGCGGCGTGGAGCGCGGTCGGCCGCTCGCGGCCGCACGAATCCGCGGTCTTGCACGTCCTCGGCCAGGCCACCTACACCGACGACATTCTCGAGACCGCGGGCACGCTGCACGCGGCGCTCGGCCTGTCCAGCAAGGCCCACGCCAACATCCTCGCGATCAACCTCGACAAGGTGCGGGCCGCGCGCGGCGTGGTCGCCGTGTTGACGGTGAAGGACATCCCGGGCACCAACGATTGCGGCCCGATCATTCATGACGACCCGATCCTGGCCGATGGCAAGGTCGAATACGTCGGCCAGCCGGTCTTCATCGTTGTCGCCGACACCCACGACAACGCCCGCCGCGCGGCGCGCCTGGCGCAGATCGACTTTGAGGAGCTGCCGGCCATCCTCACGCCCCAGGAAGCCCACGCCGCCAAATCCTATGTGGTGCCGCCGATGCGCCTGGCGCGCGGCGACGCCGAAGCCGCCTTCGCACAAGCCCCGCGTAAAGTGAGCGGCAAGCTCTTCGTCGGCGGCCAGGAGCAGTTCTACCTGGAAGGGCAGATCGCCTACGCGATTCCCGGCGAAGACAAGGGCATGCTGGTGCAGTGCTCGACCCAGCACCCGAGCGAGATGCAGCACGTGGTCGCGCACGCGCTCGGCCTGCATTCGCACCATGTCGTGGTCGAATGCCGGCGCATGGGTGGCGGCTTCGGCGGCAAGGAATCGCAGTCGGCCCTGTGGGCGGCGGCCGCCGCGATCTCGGCGCATAAACTCAAGCGCCCCGTCAAACTGCGTGCCGACCGCGACGACGACATGCTCGTCACCGGCAAGCGCCACTGCTTCTATTACGAATACGAAGTCGGCTACGACGACAGCGGCCGCATCCTGGCGGCGAAGGTGGACATGGTCTCGCGCGCCGGCTATTCGGCCGACTTGTCGGGCCCGGTCGCCACGCGCGCCGTCTGCCACTACGACAACGCTTATTATCTGTCGGACGTCGAGATCCGCGCCGCCTGCGGCAAGACCAATACCCAGTCGAACACGGCCTTCCGCGGCTTCGGCGGCCCGCAGGGCGCGATCGCAATGGAATACGTGATCGACGACATCGCGCGCGACCTGCAGGTCGACGCCCTCGACATCCGCAAGCGCAACTTCTACGGCAAAACCGATCGCAACATCACGCCTTACGGCCAGGCCGTGGTCGATAATGTCATCCACGAACTGGTGGCCGAGCTCGAGACGTCCAGCGAATACCGCGCGCGCCGCGAGGCGATCAATGCCTACAACGCCGCCAGCCCGGTGCTGAAAAAAGGCCTGGCATTGACGCCCGTGAAATTCGGCATCGCCTTCAACGTCACCCACCTGAACCAGGCGGGCGCGCTGGTGCACGTGTATGTCGACGGTTCCATCATGGTCAACCATGGCGGCACCGAGATGGGACAGGGCATCAATACGAAGGTGATGCAGGTCGTCGCCCACGAACTGGGCGTGGACATGGACCATGTCCGCGCCACCGCCACGAATACCAGCAAGGTCGCGAATACCTCGGCCACCGCCGCCTCGACCGGTGCCGATTTGAACGGCAAGGCGGCGCAGGACGCGGCGCGCCAGATCAAGGAGCGCCTCGCCGCTTTTGCCGCCACCACCTATGGCGGCGAGCCGGGCGAGGTGCGCTTCGCAGCCGACACGGTGTTCGTCAACGGCATGGAAGTGCCGTTCCCCCAACTGGTGCAAAAGGCCTACCTGGCGCGCGTGCAGCTGTGGTCGGACGGCTTCTATGCCACGCCGAACCTGTCCTGGGACGCCAAGACCATGAACGGCCGGCCGTTCTCCTACTTCGCCTACGGCGCGGCCGTGGCCGAAGTGGTGGTCGACACCCTGACCGGCGAATGGAAGCTGCTACGCGCCGATGCGCTCTACGATGCGGGCAACTCGCTCAACCCGGCCATCGACATCGGCCAGGTCGAAGGCGCCTTCATCCAGGGAATGGGCTGGCTTACCACCGAGGAACTCTGGTGGAACCCGGGCGGTAAACTCATGACGCATGCACCGTCGACGTATAAAATCCCGGGCGTGTCGGACTGCCCGCAGGACTTCCGCGTGCGCCTGTTCGAGAACCGCAACGTCGAGGACAGCATCCACCGCTCGAAAGCCGTGGGCGAGCCGCCGCTGCTGCTGCCGTTCTCGGTGTTCTTCGCCATCCGCGATGCGGTGTCGAGCGTGGGCGGGCACAGAATCAGCCCACCCCTGAACGCGCCGGCGACGAGCGAGGAAATCCTGGACGCCATCGCTGCCG